The Girardinichthys multiradiatus isolate DD_20200921_A chromosome 24, DD_fGirMul_XY1, whole genome shotgun sequence genome has a window encoding:
- the LOC124861481 gene encoding pro-opiomelanocortin-like: MAAPTELDSAGGFFLLKNIKVQKPLQASEEKSSDGEVFIQNVENNTSNKRKKSSSKQWIMCPAWLLVAVVIVGGARGAVSQCWEHQSCQELNTESSMMECIHACRSDLTAETPIIPGEAHLQPPPPPPPSEVSSFMISSPQAKRSYSMEHFRWGKPVGRKRRPVKVYTSNGVQEESAEVFPGEMRRRELTNELLAAAEAEEKAQEVMEEASEEHQQLLGDLQEKKDGSYKMKHFRWSGPPAGKRYGGFMKSWEEGRQKPLVTLLKSIINKEEQM; this comes from the exons ATGGCTGCTCCCACTGAGCTggattctgctggaggtttcttcctgttaaaa AATATAAAAGTCCAAAAGCCACTGCAAGCTTCAGAGGAGAAGAGTAGTGACGGAGAAGTCTTCATCCAGAACGTGGAGAACAACACCAGCAATAAGAGGAAGAAGAGCAGCAGCAAGCAGTG GATAATGTGTCCAGCTTGGCTATTGGTGGCTGTGGTGATTGTGGGCGGAGCCAGAGGAGCTGTCAGTCAATGCTGGGAGCATCAGAGCTGCCAGGAACTGAACACTGAGAGCAGCATGATG GAGTGTATCCATGCCTGCCGGTCTGACCTCACTGCTGAGACCCCCATCATCCCCGGTGAAGCCCACCTCCAGCCTCCTCCTCCGCCTCCTCCCTCAGAGGTCTCCTCCTTCATGATCTCCTCTCCTCAGGCAAAACGCTCCTACTCCATGGAGCATTTCCGCTGGGGGAAACCCGTCGGTCGGAAACGccgcccagtcaaagtctacacTTCCAACGGTGTCCaggaggagtcagctgaggtgtttCCTGGAGAGATGAGGAGGCGAGAGCTGACCAATGAGCTGCTGGCAGCTGCCGAGGCAGAGGAGAAGGCTCaggaggtgatggaggaggCATCAGAGGAGCATCAACAGCTCCTGGGAGACCTGCAGGAGAAGAAAGATGGTTCCTACAAGATGAAGCACTTTCGCTGGAGCGGCCCGCCGGCTGGAAAACGCTACGGAGGGTTCATGAAGAGCTGGGAGGAAGGACGCCAGAAACCCCTGGTGACGCTCCTCAAGAGCATCatcaacaaggaggaacagatgtga